GTAGTCTTCTCGTGAACGTAAATGATTTAAACTGTGTACATAGTTATAAACTTGCTCCTCACTTAATGCTCTTGGGTTAGGAAGCTATGGAGAGCGGGGTCTGAATTGACGCAGTTTAGTCAATACGAGTAtgtagcatttggaagggatatgagaacGAGGATCAGGGATAGGATGGAGGCAAGGAATGTTGCCGAACCGCTCTGACGGTTGGGAATCGAACGCCGTCCAGCAAAATGCAAGGCTATACCGACCATATCCCTTCCAAATGGGTTGGGCACTTATGCTTGTACATATTAATTACAAACTCTAGGAAGTTTTAATTTTGTGGAGGTAAGGGCATTGCTTGGACTTTCATCATGATCGGGTCGTCTCCCTTCACAAAAAAATAATCGAAGCCCTTTTTGTCAATCAGGACGAATCCTCTGTTCTTCATGTCGTCGACAAACTGGTGGTTGAAATCCTTGAAGTGGACTTCCTCGACCACCATGGCGCGGATGGTGATTCTGTCCcagggaaaattcttgaggaCACTTTTCTCCGCCCCTTCGATGTCCAGGGAGAGGAAGTCCACTGTGGACACCTTGAGGGCCAACAGGTAGGACGCCAGAGGGAAGCACTGCACCACAGAATAAGACTTGTCTGACGTGTCAATAAAACTGTCGTAAACGGTGGTGTTGCGTTTGACGCCGAGGAGATGGGAGGCACTACGACGGTTAGCGAGCATCCTTTCCTGCATTGACATCCTGTTTATTTTTTTGACGAGGGAGACCAACACCTGCTCCTTCGGGTGGTTCTCCGTCGACAAGCAGGTGTTGGAGGTCCACGCCTTGCGGTGCTTCATCGTCAGCTTTTTGTAGCTCTCATGGTTGGGCTCGATCAGCAAACCTGTCCAACCCAACTCCTTTTCAAGGCGGAGAGTGTTTGATACCTGTTCTCCATCGAAGGCTCCGGCTTCCACAAAGAATCCACCATGATGGTCGCCAAATAACTTTTCTATATTGCTTGTAAAGAACGTGTGGTCTTCGAAATATATGAGGAACTTGAAGAGGGGttcgggggacaggttgtagggcctCGTGGATGGCGGAGTCAGGTAATGGCGACGTAATATGTCCAGGACTCGAGGGTCGTCAGCGACCAGCGGGCCACGAAGCCTGGCCAGAACTTCGTCTTGGTCCCCAGGCGACCGGAGGTCCATGTTGACACTCTGTTGATGATAAAGTGTTAATGGCGTTGATAATAGTAATGATGTTGATGATAGTGATGATGTTGATGATAACTGTGTTAATGGCGTTGATGATAACTGTGTTAATGGTGTTGATGATAACTGTGTTAATGGTATTCTTGGGTGTACTTATTTTTCTCTCTTAATCAAGGGTGTCGGTgataagtatttatttatttatttatatatataagaagttacattgggcttATGAGAGAACATAGCataatgtgtttacattcttgtaaagccactagtacgcacagcgtttcgagcaggtccttaatctaacagataatattaaatagataatttctagcaaaatttatggaatgttaacaggtacattgtatgaAAATTTGACAAAGACACTAATTTGACACACTAAAGCACATTGatggcacatataagaagacaacaatgatcacaataGTAAAGTTGTAGGGCTTAGCTACATATATatacggacgtaggttcgaatcctcgtcacggcccttgtggattcgttcattgatgcatcacgctattatgatttctgtatatatatatatatctatatatatatatatatatatatatatatatatatatatatatatatatatatatatatatatatatatatatatatatatatatatatatatatattattaattatgaccgaaaagtaagattaataattctaacacgaactttctcaatctttcgtacattattataattatttcggtcatattattaaatatgaccgaaaaagtaagattaataattctaacacgaattttctcaatctttcgtacatttcttttcactgttggaggtaaatcaaaaatcaattctccaaaattcatttttatttctagtctgacgcgacacgagcgcgtttcgtaaaacttattacattttcaaagactttagttaacaaatacacaactgaatagaacttacacatctccgattttgtttatatctacatttgagtgaggtggatgggggtgaggtggcattaatagggtattaatttcatcaacacaagacagaacaagaggtggcattaatagggtattaatttcatcaacacaagacagaacacgaaacaataggtattgaaatggaagtgattgtagaaagcctattggtccatatttcttgatgcttctatattggagcggagtcttgaggtgggtagaattctacccaccctagctcaacccccgcaagcacaactaggtcactCACCACATGGTAACAGGTGAAAGTGATCAGGACCAACGTCAAGAACCAACACATTTTCACCACAAGAGTTGAGCTCATCTTCCCAGGAATATATACTTTTATCTTCCCTTTATTTTTACAATGTAAGTTTTCCACGTGAACTAAACAATACTTAACGATATTCCTTTAATTTATGACGCGTTTCCACTTACAAAAATTTTAAGCTATTGTCAATTATTCACATTTTGAGTGGCCAAACTTCTGTACTAATAATATCCCTCATTGCCACGTTTGAGTCTATAATTAAACTTTAGACACGATAATGGAGTGGTGACTCCTGGAGGCAGTGTTTGGGAGGACAAGTGCTCACCTCCGCTGCCAGACAGAGACTGCTGACACAGCACCtgctgggagggaggaaggtTCATGTAATATTTTCTCGTTTTTCCTTCTCtcgcaatgttgttgttgttgtttcagattt
This genomic stretch from Procambarus clarkii isolate CNS0578487 chromosome 5, FALCON_Pclarkii_2.0, whole genome shotgun sequence harbors:
- the LOC123766679 gene encoding protein Star-like, translating into MDLRSPGDQDEVLARLRGPLVADDPRVLDILRRHYLTPPSTRPYNLSPEPLFKFLIYFEDHTFFTSNIEKLFGDHHGGFFVEAGAFDGEQVSNTLRLEKELGWTGLLIEPNHESYKKLTMKHRKAWTSNTCLSTENHPKEQVLVSLVKKINRMSMQERMLANRRSASHLLGVKRNTTVYDSFIDTSDKSYSVVQCFPLASYLLALKVSTVDFLSLDIEGAEKSVLKNFPWDRITIRAMVVEEVHFKDFNHQFVDDMKNRGFVLIDKKGFDYFFVKGDDPIMMKVQAMPLPPQN